From Bradyrhizobium sp. 4:
CGCTGCAATATTCCGACGTCGATGTAGGCGAGAAGAGCCCGGTCAAGTGTCTGGATAACGGACTATGGCTGTGTGAGCAGGATCATCTCCGCTATGCGGTTTTGCTCTGCGCACACCGCGAATACAGTCGCGAGCCCGGCATTCGGATCGAGATCCTGGTGCCTTCAGGTTCCGCAGGCGCGGCTCTCGTCCAGCAATGCTTCAATGAATTGGAGGAAGCCGTACAGGCTGCGCGGACCTATCGCGGCAAGATCCTGTCGCTCGATGCCGACTCCGACTATCGCGGTCGCTCGCGCGGCATCACGGTGCATCGCTTGCCGCAGGTCGCGCGCGACGAGGTGATTCTGCCGGAGCAGACCCTGCGGCTGCTCGATCGCAACGTTCTGACCTTCGTCAACACCCGAGACCAATTGCGCCGGCTGGGTCAATCGACACGCAAAGGCATCTTGCTGTACGGGCCGCTGGGCACCGGCAAGACCCACACGATCCGCTATCTCGCAACGCATTTGCCCGGGCATACGACGTTGATCATCACGGCCGAGCAGATCGGTCTGCTCGGCGCCTATATGAGCCTGGCACGCCTGCTCCAGCCGTCGATGGTGGTGATCGAGGATGTCGATCTCATCGCCCGCGACCGCGATGACATGGGGCCGTGTGCGGAATCCATGCTGAACAAGCTGCTCAACGAGATGGACGGGCTGAAGGAAGACGCCGACATCCTGTTCGTTCTGACCACCAACCGGCCGGAGGACATCGAGGGAGCTCTCGCGGGTCGCCCCGGCCGCATCGATCAAGCTATCGAAGTGCCGCTGCCCGACGAGACCGGCCGCGGCAAGCTGGTCCGGCTCTACGGCAGGGGACTGCCGCTCGAGGGGGCGGTGATCGCGGAGGCTGCCCGACGCAGCGAGGGCACCAGTTGCGCCTTCATCAAGGAGCTGATGCGGCGGCTGGCGCAAGGAAGCATCGCACGGGACGGCGGCAACACCGTGATCTCCGCCGATATCGACGAAGCCCTTGACGACATGCTGTTCTCCGGCGGCCGGCTCAACGCGCAGCTGCTCGGCGGCGCGCAGGCAATGGCCGCCGGGTGACGCTCCGAAGTGGCGCGCCGGCTACGGCGCGCAGGTGAAGCTCGCTGCCTCCGTCACCGGACCGCTCTTGTAGTGCGGCCAGGCCGGCCAGCGGCACAGCGGCAGCGCGCGAAGCGTCGCAAAGGACGGCGCTTCGACCTTCTGCTCGGCGACTTCCAAATCGCCGGGCGCCTTGCCCTTTTCGACCCAGTCGACCAGCGCGCTCAGCATGTCGACATTGGCCGGCGCGCCGGAGCCGACATGGTCGACCCCGGGCGCGGTGTAGAGCCGCGCGAATTCGGCCGTCTCGGCCTTGCCGAGCTTGCGTTCGACGCTCTCGAAATAGCGGATGCCGGCATAGGGGCTCTGCGCGTAGTCCGCCATGTGTTCGAGCATGATCAGCCGGCCGCCGCGAGCGCGGAAGCGGCTGAGGTCGGGATCGGTGGAATCCATCAGGCTGGAGACCTCGAGCAGCCGCCCCTTGTGCTCTTCGGGCTTATAGGTCGTCACGTCGAGCTTGGGATCGCGCGCGAACACATATTGGATGCCGCCGGCACCGTAGATCCAGGCGATGCCGTTATTGGGCGCAGGCGGCTGCGCAGGAGACGCCGTGCCGAGCCACCATGCGACCCAGCCGCCGGTCGGCCCAACCGCCGGCGTATCCTCGCCCGACACGCCCCAGCCCGGATAATCATCGAGACCATTGGCGAGGGGAAACGGGAATTTGTAGGTCGCATGCAGGGTGTCGATCGCCTTGATCTGCGCGTCGGTGAGGCATTGATCGCCCGTCTTGCCGCTCGCGCAACGCAGCGTCTCCGCCTTGAACGCCGCCTTGCAGGACACGGGATCTTGCACCAGCGCGTCGTCGGAGCCGTCGGCCTTGTCGCAAGCCGCGCGCACGGCGTCGCCGACGAGCTTCACCTGCGCCGGATTGATCCAGCCATCGCCCATGGTCACGAGACCCGAGCGGGTGCCGGCATGCTGCAGGCCGACCCAGTTGATGACGGGCACGCGGGCAAAGATGCCGTCGAAATCATCGGGATAGCGCTGTGCCATGGTGAGGCCTTCGCGGCCGCCTTCGGACGACCCCATGAAGTACATTTTCTCAGGCCTCTTGCCGTAGGCGCGCTGCATCAGCGCGACGGCGGCATCTCGTACCTTCTTGTAGGCGCGATGGGCGAAATTCTCGAAGGCTTCGTCGTTGAGCGCGAACAGTTGCGGCGGCTCGCCCGGCTTGGACTCATGACCGGAATCGGTCCCGTAGGTGACGAAGCCGCGCGCGAGCGGCGACGGCTTGTCGAAGGGATAGGCCGGCGGCAGCGTCAGGCCCGTGATCAGCACGCCGTTGAATCCGCCCCCGCCATATTGCAGCGAGCGGCCGTTCCATTCGACGGGAAGATTGACCTGAAATCTGATCGGCGGCGCCTTGGGATCGGTGGGATCGATATGGCCGAGCACCTTGCAGAAGCCGGGATTGGCGGGCGTGACGCGCCCCGACGGCGTCGGGCCGCGTTCGGCGACGGCCAGTTGCGACGGCGCCAGCAACGTCGCCGAATCGATCTTCACGGCGTCAGTGCCGCCGACCAGGCCCTTGCAGACGGCGTCCGCATCCTCGGCCAGCGTCACCGCTGCAGCGGAGTTCGCGCCCAGTGCAGTCACTGCGCCCACGAGCAATACACACAGCTTCGCACGCCCTTGCGCCATCGTTTCCCCCTGCACTTTCTGTTCTCGTTCGTTCCGCCAGCAGGCCGTATTCAAGGCGCCTTCCGACCGGCCGTCAATGACGCTAGTGCTCAAACACCAGCCGCGCGCCGACAGTGCCCTCGAGGCTGCGGATCTGCTGCAGCAGCGCGCCTGAATCCTGGCCGCCGAGGTCGGCGTCGAGCACGACGTAACCGAGGTCGCCGGAGGTCTCCAGATATTGCGCGGCGATATTGATGTCGCGCTGCAGGAACACTTCGTTGAGCCGGCGCAGCATGCCGGGCACGTTGCGATGGACGTGGCTGAAGCGCGCGCCGGAGGGGCGCAGATGCAACTGCACCTCCGGAAAATTCACCGCCCCCGTGGTCGAGCCGGTGATGAAGAAGTCGACCAGCTTGCGCGCTACCTCGCCGCCGATGCGCTCCTGCGCCTCCTCGGTCGAACCGCCGATATGCGGGGTGAGGATGACATTGCCGAGGCCCTGCACCGGGCTCTTGAAGCGATCGGAGTTCGAGGACGGCTCGACCGGAAACACGTCGATGGCGGCGCCCGCGAGGTGACCGTCGCGCAGAGCTCCCGCCAGCGCATCGAGATCGACGACGGTGCCGCGGCTGTTGTTGATCAGGAGGGAGCCGGGCTTCATCGCCCGCAGCTCCTTCTCGCCGATCATCCCGGCGGTCTCCGGCGTTTCCGGCACATGCAGGCTGACGACGTCGCTCTGCGCCAGCAGCTCCTCCAGCTTCTCGACCGGCTCGGTGTTGCCGTGGCGGAGCTTGTCGGTGCGGTCGAAATAGATCACGCGCATGCCGATCGCCTCCGCCAGGGTCGAGAGCTGCGAGCCGATATTGCCGTAGCCGATGATGCCGAGGGTACGGCCGCGTACCTCGCGGCTGCCGGTCGCCGACTTGTCCCAGCCGCCCTCATGGGCCGACACCGAGCGCGGGAAGATGCGCCGCAGCAGCATCACGATCTCACCGATCACGAGCTCGGCGACGCTGCGCGTGTTGGAGAACGGCGCGTTGAACACCGGAATGCCGCGCTTGCGCGCCGCCAGCAGATCGACCTGGTTGGTGCCGACGCTGAAGCAGCCGACGGCGAGAAGCTGGTCGGCCGCTTCCAGCACCTGATCGGTGATCTGGGTGCGCGAGCGGATGCCGAGCAATGACACGCCTTTGAGCGCCCGCCGCAAAT
This genomic window contains:
- a CDS encoding ATP-binding protein; translation: MPSGSAGAALVQQCFNELEEAVQAARTYRGKILSLDADSDYRGRSRGITVHRLPQVARDEVILPEQTLRLLDRNVLTFVNTRDQLRRLGQSTRKGILLYGPLGTGKTHTIRYLATHLPGHTTLIITAEQIGLLGAYMSLARLLQPSMVVIEDVDLIARDRDDMGPCAESMLNKLLNEMDGLKEDADILFVLTTNRPEDIEGALAGRPGRIDQAIEVPLPDETGRGKLVRLYGRGLPLEGAVIAEAARRSEGTSCAFIKELMRRLAQGSIARDGGNTVISADIDEALDDMLFSGGRLNAQLLGGAQAMAAG
- a CDS encoding tannase/feruloyl esterase family alpha/beta hydrolase gives rise to the protein MAQGRAKLCVLLVGAVTALGANSAAAVTLAEDADAVCKGLVGGTDAVKIDSATLLAPSQLAVAERGPTPSGRVTPANPGFCKVLGHIDPTDPKAPPIRFQVNLPVEWNGRSLQYGGGGFNGVLITGLTLPPAYPFDKPSPLARGFVTYGTDSGHESKPGEPPQLFALNDEAFENFAHRAYKKVRDAAVALMQRAYGKRPEKMYFMGSSEGGREGLTMAQRYPDDFDGIFARVPVINWVGLQHAGTRSGLVTMGDGWINPAQVKLVGDAVRAACDKADGSDDALVQDPVSCKAAFKAETLRCASGKTGDQCLTDAQIKAIDTLHATYKFPFPLANGLDDYPGWGVSGEDTPAVGPTGGWVAWWLGTASPAQPPAPNNGIAWIYGAGGIQYVFARDPKLDVTTYKPEEHKGRLLEVSSLMDSTDPDLSRFRARGGRLIMLEHMADYAQSPYAGIRYFESVERKLGKAETAEFARLYTAPGVDHVGSGAPANVDMLSALVDWVEKGKAPGDLEVAEQKVEAPSFATLRALPLCRWPAWPHYKSGPVTEAASFTCAP
- the serA gene encoding phosphoglycerate dehydrogenase, which encodes MSVPGQSPERSAKALLLEGVNDSAVDLFRTAGFTNVERLTKALDGEDLRRALKGVSLLGIRSRTQITDQVLEAADQLLAVGCFSVGTNQVDLLAARKRGIPVFNAPFSNTRSVAELVIGEIVMLLRRIFPRSVSAHEGGWDKSATGSREVRGRTLGIIGYGNIGSQLSTLAEAIGMRVIYFDRTDKLRHGNTEPVEKLEELLAQSDVVSLHVPETPETAGMIGEKELRAMKPGSLLINNSRGTVVDLDALAGALRDGHLAGAAIDVFPVEPSSNSDRFKSPVQGLGNVILTPHIGGSTEEAQERIGGEVARKLVDFFITGSTTGAVNFPEVQLHLRPSGARFSHVHRNVPGMLRRLNEVFLQRDINIAAQYLETSGDLGYVVLDADLGGQDSGALLQQIRSLEGTVGARLVFEH